One genomic window of Ammospiza nelsoni isolate bAmmNel1 chromosome 4, bAmmNel1.pri, whole genome shotgun sequence includes the following:
- the BMP3 gene encoding bone morphogenetic protein 3 isoform X2 codes for MDLPGHHPWERASSSHEPYILIYANDSAISEPESVVSTLRGHRHPLARALPKPQGHRRRRRSANVLLPLQNNELPGAQYQYGEEQSWEGTRPYKTFQPQLADRARSKKKQRKSHLQKSQTLQFDEQTLKKARRKQWNEPRSCARRYLKVDFADIGWSEWIISPKSFDAYYCSGECQFPIPKAMKPSNHATIQSIVRAVGVVPGIPEPCCVPDKMSSLSILFFDENKNVVLKVYPNMTVESCACR; via the exons ATGGATCTACCCGGCCATCATCCCTGGGAAAGGGCCTCTTCCTCCCACGAGCCCTACATCCTGATTTACGCCAACGATTCCGCCATCTCCGAGCCTGAGAGTGTCGTGTCCACTCTGCGAGGACACCGTCATCCTCTGGCCAGGGCCCTTCCCAAGCCACAAGGCCACAGGAGGAGGAGACGCTCTGCGAACGTCCTGTTGCCACTGCAGAACAACGAGCTCCCAGGAGCCCAGTACCAGTatggggaggagcagagctgggagggcacGAGGCCCTACAAGAccttccagccacagctggcagaCAGGGCCAGGAGCAAGAAGAAGCAGAGGAAGAGCCATCTGCAGAAGAGCCAGACTCTGCAGTTTGATGAGCAGACACTGAAAAAGGCGAGGAGGAAGCAGTGGAACGAGCCCAGGAGCTGCGCCCGGCGCTACCTCAAGGTGGATTTTGCAGACATCGGCTGGAGCGAGTGGATTATTTCCCCCAAGTCCTTCGACGCCTATTACTGCTCAGGAGAATGCCAATTCCCAATTCCAAAG GCCATGAAGCCATCCAACCACGCCACCATCCAGAGCATTGTGAGAGCCGTCGGCGTCGTCCCCGGCATCCCCGAGCCTTGCTGTGTTCCTGACAAAATGTCTTCCCTCAGTATCTTATTCTTTGATGAGAACAAGAATGTGGTTCTGAAGGTGTACCCCAACATGACAGTGGAGTCCTGTGCGTGCAGATAA